From a single Lentisphaera profundi genomic region:
- a CDS encoding alpha/beta hydrolase, whose product MALQANQASQHTPINLKADIVYKTSAEGALHLDLFYPASELSGLYPLVVYTHGGGWAAGSKNKAQGRSNIARTVRGLTEAGFCVVAVQYRLCKDGKTSIRDCVTDSMDAVRYLAKYSKELHLDSSRVFSYGDSAGGQLAQMLLLTQPTDFPGAAELAGQRYTMLAGVSWYGPCDFEKTALFNHDGRAKFRDRFGPRVLKAGTPPEDKLRLYREVSPVNYLRKGSPPLLMIQGDGDTTIPLKHAYYMQEKAKACEAPVEIMIIKNAGHNWRQADGSTPIEPSREKIIQRTIDFMLSELHRLRDSK is encoded by the coding sequence ATGGCTTTGCAGGCAAATCAAGCCTCGCAGCATACGCCAATCAATCTGAAAGCGGACATCGTCTACAAGACAAGTGCAGAAGGAGCGCTGCACTTGGATCTCTTCTATCCAGCGTCTGAACTTAGCGGTCTCTACCCCCTGGTGGTCTACACTCATGGCGGAGGCTGGGCTGCGGGCAGTAAGAATAAGGCTCAAGGGCGATCAAATATTGCCCGGACTGTGCGGGGCTTAACTGAAGCAGGCTTTTGTGTGGTCGCAGTACAATACCGGCTCTGCAAAGATGGGAAAACGAGTATCCGCGATTGTGTGACGGATTCCATGGATGCAGTGCGCTATCTTGCCAAATACAGCAAAGAACTCCATCTCGATTCAAGCCGAGTCTTTAGCTATGGCGACTCTGCTGGTGGTCAACTCGCTCAAATGTTATTACTGACCCAGCCGACTGACTTTCCAGGTGCTGCCGAGCTTGCCGGCCAGCGCTACACCATGCTTGCCGGTGTTTCCTGGTATGGCCCTTGTGACTTCGAGAAGACCGCGCTATTCAACCACGATGGTCGCGCGAAATTCCGCGATCGCTTTGGGCCGCGTGTACTCAAGGCTGGAACTCCACCCGAAGATAAACTACGCTTGTACCGCGAAGTCAGTCCAGTTAATTACCTTCGCAAAGGCAGTCCTCCACTACTGATGATTCAGGGTGATGGAGATACGACTATCCCCCTTAAGCATGCTTATTATATGCAAGAAAAGGCTAAGGCCTGCGAGGCACCGGTGGAAATCATGATTATCAAAAATGCCGGACACAATTGGCGGCAGGCCGACGGTTCCACCCCCATCGAGCCATCGCGTGAGAAAATCATCCAGCGTACCATCGATTTTATGCTGAGTGAACTGCATCGACTTAGAGACTCAAAATAA
- a CDS encoding sulfatase, translating into MKFRSLLTSLKPATRLLAIIGLLSSGSLLAKDIKQKPNFVILLADDVSSDSIGCYGSPNPHTTPHIDNLAQNGIKFSNMFVSEAMCGPARAELYTGLMPQRNGTFRNHKASNPDVKSVVHYLSDLGYRVGLAGKKHISPEKVYPFETIPGICGKAAEAKPKPDDWRGVQSFIKRDPKQPFCLVIGSIHAHSPWTVGDTKYWKEEDVVLPPNLVDTPQTRSAYWRYLAEVREFDRQVGDTLKILKDNKKLDNTIIIVLDENGTGMVGGKWTVFDWGVRSACVIKFPDKWQAKFETDAIAQYCDIVPTLIDAAGGTPPSSLDGKSLLPLIKGETKTHRKQAFFLFNNRVHQSKGDPHFSIRAVTNGKYKLIWNLTPDNLYVVNVTSTDLTGRVRPTDHGRIYASMIDRMKMDEHAEAMVNRIRSRPQYQLYDLQNDPYELKSLAENPEYSAMISKFKKDIKKWMKDQGDDGHVDPEGMNVIKYNEYQFPYPRKTKAINKNKTKK; encoded by the coding sequence ATGAAATTTAGATCTCTTTTAACTAGCCTCAAACCAGCAACTCGTCTCTTAGCAATCATAGGATTATTAAGCTCAGGCTCACTACTTGCCAAAGACATCAAACAAAAGCCCAACTTTGTCATCTTGCTAGCGGATGACGTAAGCTCAGATAGCATCGGCTGTTATGGTTCTCCTAATCCCCATACAACACCCCACATAGACAACTTGGCTCAAAATGGCATTAAATTCTCCAATATGTTTGTGAGCGAAGCCATGTGTGGCCCTGCAAGAGCAGAGCTATACACTGGTCTAATGCCCCAGAGAAATGGGACTTTTCGCAATCACAAGGCCTCTAATCCCGATGTTAAAAGTGTGGTGCATTACCTTAGCGACCTTGGTTATCGCGTTGGCCTCGCAGGAAAAAAGCACATCTCACCGGAGAAAGTATACCCATTTGAAACAATCCCTGGAATATGTGGTAAAGCTGCTGAAGCAAAGCCCAAGCCCGATGACTGGCGCGGAGTTCAAAGCTTTATCAAACGCGACCCCAAGCAGCCCTTTTGTCTTGTCATTGGCTCCATTCATGCCCATTCACCCTGGACTGTCGGGGATACCAAATACTGGAAAGAAGAGGACGTCGTCCTGCCGCCAAACCTAGTTGATACGCCACAGACAAGATCCGCCTATTGGCGCTACCTAGCCGAAGTAAGAGAATTTGACCGTCAAGTGGGCGACACCCTGAAAATCCTTAAAGACAATAAGAAATTGGATAACACAATCATTATTGTACTGGATGAAAATGGCACTGGTATGGTGGGAGGTAAATGGACGGTCTTTGACTGGGGAGTTCGCTCAGCCTGTGTCATTAAATTCCCCGATAAGTGGCAAGCTAAGTTTGAGACTGATGCCATCGCTCAGTACTGTGATATCGTGCCGACTTTGATCGATGCCGCTGGAGGCACGCCCCCCTCTAGTCTAGATGGTAAAAGTTTACTCCCTCTCATAAAAGGAGAAACAAAAACTCATCGCAAACAAGCCTTTTTTCTCTTTAATAACCGCGTCCACCAAAGTAAAGGAGATCCCCATTTCAGCATACGAGCCGTTACCAATGGCAAATATAAATTGATTTGGAATCTAACCCCAGATAACCTCTACGTGGTCAATGTCACTTCCACCGATTTAACTGGGAGAGTACGACCCACAGATCATGGCCGCATATATGCATCCATGATTGATCGCATGAAGATGGATGAACATGCCGAAGCAATGGTCAATAGGATCCGATCCAGACCACAGTATCAACTCTATGATTTACAAAACGATCCCTATGAACTTAAGAGCCTTGCAGAAAATCCCGAATATTCTGCCATGATTTCAAAATTCAAAAAGGACATCAAAAAATGGATGAAAGATCAAGGAGATGACGGCCATGTAGATCCTGAAGGGATGAACGTCATTAAATATAATGAGTATCAATTCCCCTATCCCAGAAAAACGAAGGCAATCAATAAAAACAAGACCAAAAAATAA
- a CDS encoding sulfatase-like hydrolase/transferase — MIRKIITQMHSCRGAFIAMIFMGAMTMGGFTGRAAESSVDKPNIIFIMLDDLGKEWVGCYGAEDIKTPNIDALAAGGMIFNNAYSMPSCTPSRTTVLSGKYPWRTGWTSHWDVPRWGVAYFDWKKKGNTTFASLMKANGYSTCAVGKWQINDFRLEPHVLKKHGFDDWAMWTGCETGNEKVSASRNYDPYINTPAEGSKVYKNKFIADVCTDYLINYMRQHKDEPMCLYYPMPLPHPPLVATPDEPKLKTRLDKHRALVRYVDKCVGQIVNTLDELKIRDRTIIIISTDNGTIPGITGTVNGLPVRGEKGRKSERGVCAPFIVNGPGLVPAGIQTDALTDFSDLLPTFLELAGGQMPEDLVIDGKSFAPLILGKAQDSGREWIMSIGESAGLITKDGVRNKDTFGKRVIRDKQHKVWVSEDKQIIRLHDLNADPLEKTNLLNSELVAHKEALMKFQAIVDSLPDKDAHRLYTPRAANPWDMKLKKTKN; from the coding sequence ATGATTAGAAAAATAATAACTCAAATGCATTCTTGTCGTGGAGCCTTTATCGCGATGATCTTTATGGGGGCAATGACTATGGGTGGATTCACTGGTCGTGCTGCTGAATCATCCGTGGATAAACCCAATATCATCTTCATCATGCTAGATGACCTCGGCAAGGAATGGGTGGGATGCTATGGAGCTGAAGACATCAAAACCCCAAACATTGATGCGCTAGCTGCTGGTGGCATGATCTTTAATAATGCCTACTCCATGCCCTCCTGTACCCCTTCGCGTACCACCGTCCTGTCGGGGAAATACCCGTGGCGCACCGGATGGACGAGTCACTGGGATGTTCCGCGCTGGGGAGTCGCCTACTTTGATTGGAAGAAAAAGGGAAACACTACCTTTGCTAGCCTCATGAAAGCCAATGGTTATTCCACTTGTGCGGTAGGCAAATGGCAGATCAATGACTTTCGCCTCGAACCTCATGTCCTGAAGAAGCACGGCTTCGATGACTGGGCGATGTGGACGGGCTGTGAGACCGGTAACGAAAAAGTAAGTGCGAGCCGCAATTATGACCCTTACATCAATACGCCTGCAGAGGGCAGCAAGGTATACAAAAATAAGTTTATTGCAGACGTATGCACCGACTACCTGATCAATTACATGCGTCAGCACAAAGACGAACCGATGTGCCTCTATTACCCGATGCCACTTCCGCATCCTCCGCTGGTTGCCACCCCTGATGAGCCTAAGCTAAAGACCCGACTCGATAAGCACAGGGCCTTGGTGCGCTACGTGGACAAGTGTGTTGGTCAGATAGTTAATACTCTTGACGAGCTAAAAATCCGTGATCGCACCATCATCATCATCTCAACAGATAACGGCACGATCCCTGGTATCACAGGCACCGTGAACGGGCTTCCAGTCAGGGGAGAAAAGGGACGAAAGTCGGAACGAGGAGTTTGCGCTCCCTTCATTGTCAACGGTCCAGGTCTCGTTCCCGCTGGGATCCAAACCGACGCCCTCACCGATTTCTCTGACTTACTCCCTACCTTCCTAGAACTCGCAGGCGGTCAGATGCCCGAGGACCTCGTTATCGACGGAAAATCGTTTGCTCCCTTGATTCTAGGCAAAGCGCAGGATTCAGGCCGCGAGTGGATCATGTCCATCGGCGAAAGCGCCGGTCTGATCACTAAGGACGGAGTGCGTAACAAAGATACCTTTGGCAAGCGCGTCATTCGCGATAAACAACACAAAGTTTGGGTCTCGGAAGATAAGCAGATCATTCGCCTGCACGACCTCAATGCAGACCCTCTAGAGAAAACAAACCTTCTTAATAGCGAGCTTGTCGCGCACAAAGAAGCTCTGATGAAGTTTCAGGCTATCGTCGATTCGCTTCCCGATAAGGATGCCCACCGTTTATACACACCAAGAGCTGCCAACCCATGGGACATGAAGCTTAAGAAAACAAAAAATTAA